In the Hordeum vulgare subsp. vulgare chromosome 7H, MorexV3_pseudomolecules_assembly, whole genome shotgun sequence genome, one interval contains:
- the LOC123409733 gene encoding squamosa promoter-binding-like protein 10 yields the protein MMSGGRMNGPASDDFPFGAMQPPPYVGFEHAGMVQAGGGGGGGQRHLQGAMMYDNLDFAAAFGQFQDAPHHQMLGMPPNGSGAGGLVPMAPPPMPMPGMQLQMPPMAMHGHGDVYPTLGMVKREGGGAGDAGRIGLNLGRRTYFSPGDMMAVDRLLMRSRLGGVFGLGFGGAHHQPPRCQAEGCKADLSGAKHYHRRHKVCEYHAKASLVAANGKQQRFCQQCSRFHVLTEFDEAKRSCRKRLAEHNRRRRKPASSSTTATSKDSAPPSKKPNPGAISGSSAADNNTLSATKSTISSNTSAISCLQQHNQSKAAAAAARPMTLTLGEPREKDDHHQQQLNSAMQLHHHQQQEQQHFITSLLQQNNNGNGNSNILSCSSVCSSGLPSAGAANGEVSDQNNNSNHGGGSNNNNMHLFEVDFM from the exons ATGATGAGCGGCGGCAGGATGAACGGCCCGGCGAGCGACGACTTCCCGTTCGGGGCAATGCAGCCGCCGCCCTACGTCGGCTTCGAGCACGCCGGCATGGTGCAggccggcggcggaggaggtggagggcaGCGCCACCTGCAGGGCGCGATGATGTACGACAACCTGGACTTCGCGGCCGCCTTCGGCCAGTTCCAGGACGCGCCGCACCACCAGATGCTGGGGATGCCGCCGAACGGGAGCGGAGCAGGCGGGCTGGTCCCCATGGCGCCGCCGCCCATGCCCATGCCCGGGATGCAGCTGCAGATGCCGCCCATGGCCATGCACGGCCACGGCGACGTGTACCCGACGCTGGGGATGGTGAAGCGCGAGGGCGGCGGCGCCGGGGACGCGGGGAGGATCGGGCTCAACCTCGGCCGCCGGACCTACTTCTCCCCGGGCGACATGATGGCCGTGGACCGGCTCCTGATGCGGTCCCGCCTGGGCGGCGTGTTCGGGCTCGGGTTCGGCGGCGCCCACCACCAGCCGCCGCGCTGCCAGGCCGAGGGCTGCAAGGCCGACCTCTCCGGCGCCAAGCACTACCACCGGCGCCACAAGGTGTGCGAGTACCACGCCAAGGCGTCCCTCGTCGCCGCCAACGGCAAGCAGCAGCGCTTCTGCCAGCAATGCAGCAG GTTCCACGTGCTCACCGAGTTCGACGAGGCCAAGAGGAGCTGCAGGAAGAGGCTGGCCGAGCACAACCGCCGCCGGAGGAAGCCGGCGAGCAGCAGCACCACGGCGACGTCAAAGGACTCGGCGCCGCCTTCCAAGAAACCCAACCCCGGTGCCATCTCCGGCTCCTCCGCCGCCGACAACAACA CTTTGAGCGCCACAAAGTCGACCATCTCGTCGAACACGAGCGCCATCAGTTGCCTGCAGCAGCACAACCAgagcaaggcggcggcggcggcggcgaggccgaTGACACTCACACTGGGAGAGCCACGGGAGAAGGAcgaccaccaccagcagcagctcAACAGCGCCatgcagctccaccaccaccagcagcaggagcagcagcactTCATCACCTCCCTGCTGCAGcagaacaacaacggcaacggcaacagcAACATCCTGTCGTGCTCCTCTGTGTGCTCCAGCGGGTTGCCGTCCGCCGGGGCGGCCAACGGCGAGGTCTCCgaccagaacaacaacagcaaccacggcggcggcagcaacaacaataacatgcatctgttTGAGGTGGACTTCATGTAG